The Haloplanus sp. CK5-1 genome contains a region encoding:
- a CDS encoding RIO1 family regulatory kinase/ATPase: MDVRRLLRGRIDDDRLDRVVAEIAARYGREDPSVRCLDADNWLSTPVVLDEDLFVKVISRRNSLVHALITTGRNLGVFSAGTEGFFEHFGTPYGMAAHELAATEEMREIGLNAPEPLEALEIDGLGVVVLEYLPEFRPLDELDRKTERALAPELFGALRTLHDHGLAHGDLRAENVLILDGDLYFIDATNVGEEGADAARSYDVACGLAALEPLIGAGPTVEAATTAYTTEELLAALDFLDFVNIRPDHDCDAAALKGEIEKRAA; this comes from the coding sequence ATGGACGTCAGGCGGCTCCTCCGTGGTCGGATCGACGACGACCGACTGGACCGGGTGGTCGCCGAAATCGCCGCGCGGTACGGGCGCGAGGACCCTTCGGTCCGCTGTCTCGACGCCGACAACTGGCTCTCGACACCCGTCGTCCTCGACGAAGACCTCTTCGTGAAGGTCATCTCCCGGCGTAACTCGCTGGTCCACGCGCTCATCACCACCGGCCGAAACCTCGGCGTCTTCTCCGCGGGGACCGAGGGCTTCTTCGAACACTTCGGGACGCCGTACGGGATGGCCGCCCACGAACTGGCGGCGACCGAGGAGATGCGAGAGATCGGACTGAACGCACCGGAACCGCTCGAAGCGCTCGAAATCGACGGGCTCGGGGTCGTCGTCCTCGAGTACCTCCCGGAGTTCCGACCGCTCGACGAACTCGACCGGAAGACCGAACGAGCGCTCGCACCCGAACTGTTCGGCGCGCTCCGGACGCTCCACGACCACGGCCTCGCACACGGGGATCTACGGGCCGAGAACGTCCTCATCCTCGACGGCGACCTCTACTTTATCGACGCGACGAACGTGGGCGAGGAGGGCGCCGACGCCGCCCGGTCGTACGACGTCGCCTGCGGCTTGGCGGCGCTCGAACCGCTGATCGGTGCTGGCCCCACCGTCGAGGCGGCCACGACGGCGTACACGACCGAAGAGCTACTGGCTGCGCTCGACTTTCTGGACTTCGTCAACATCCGGCCGGATCACGACTGTGACGCGGCGGCGCTGAAAGGCGAGATAGAGAAGCGAGCGGCCTGA
- a CDS encoding KEOPS complex subunit Pcc1: MRHACVETTHDDAATIAAALRPDNTPSMSTSVADDVVRTTVDRGTSGGLGSTVDDYVVNLTVAETVARTAREHRHTHE; the protein is encoded by the coding sequence ATGAGACACGCCTGCGTCGAGACGACACACGACGACGCGGCGACGATCGCGGCCGCACTCCGGCCGGACAACACGCCCTCGATGTCGACGAGCGTGGCGGACGACGTCGTCCGCACGACCGTCGACCGCGGGACCTCGGGCGGTCTGGGGTCCACCGTGGACGACTACGTGGTGAACCTGACGGTCGCGGAGACCGTCGCACGAACGGCACGCGAACACAGACACACCCATGAGTGA
- a CDS encoding protein sorting system archaetidylserine synthase (This PssA-like phosphatidyltransferase, along with a PssD-like decarboxylase, is required in Haloarchaea for the archaeosortase ArtA to replace the PGF-CTERM sorting signal with a C-terminal lipid anchor.) gives MQPRFVGRLGLADAVTVGNAMLGFVAAFVATRDAGLAARILLLAAVADGLDGVVARKRGGTLAGPYLDSLADVASFGVAPALLIASRAADAWTFADDPVAYVLGLLLPAVYVAMAVTRLGLYTAYDSDASETKGVPSTLAATILAAGVLAGFVGPTLLVALSGVLAALMVTQVTYPDLHPQDAVVMGAVQVLAIALRGRPGEAFAFALLFLSLAYLTLGPRFYWT, from the coding sequence ATGCAACCGCGGTTCGTGGGGCGACTCGGTCTCGCCGACGCCGTCACGGTCGGCAACGCGATGCTCGGCTTCGTCGCCGCCTTCGTCGCCACGCGCGACGCGGGTCTGGCCGCCCGGATTCTGCTCCTCGCCGCCGTCGCGGACGGCCTCGACGGTGTCGTCGCCCGGAAACGTGGCGGGACGCTCGCCGGCCCGTACCTCGACTCGCTCGCGGACGTGGCCTCCTTCGGCGTCGCCCCCGCCCTCCTGATCGCCTCCCGGGCGGCCGACGCCTGGACGTTCGCCGACGACCCCGTCGCGTACGTTCTGGGCCTCCTCCTGCCCGCCGTCTACGTCGCGATGGCGGTGACCCGCCTCGGACTCTACACCGCCTACGACAGCGACGCGTCCGAGACCAAGGGTGTGCCATCGACGCTCGCGGCCACGATCCTCGCGGCGGGCGTCCTCGCCGGCTTCGTCGGTCCGACCCTCCTGGTCGCGCTCTCCGGCGTGCTCGCGGCGCTCATGGTGACACAGGTCACGTATCCCGACCTCCACCCACAGGACGCCGTCGTGATGGGGGCGGTCCAGGTCCTCGCCATCGCTCTCCGGGGACGCCCGGGCGAGGCGTTCGCGTTCGCCCTCCTCTTTCTGTCCCTGGCGTACCTCACGCTCGGCCCGCGGTTCTACTGGACGTAG
- a CDS encoding DUF7525 family protein, translating to MAHDVVTTDKGVGFGVLFSLLAVAGALAMVFAPGQLGKAWGFAVAIAAAIVAVVAVQAYA from the coding sequence ATGGCACACGACGTCGTCACGACTGACAAGGGTGTCGGGTTCGGGGTGCTCTTCTCGTTGCTGGCGGTGGCCGGGGCGCTGGCGATGGTGTTCGCGCCCGGGCAGTTGGGGAAAGCGTGGGGGTTCGCCGTCGCCATCGCCGCGGCCATCGTCGCCGTCGTCGCCGTTCAGGCGTACGCCTGA
- a CDS encoding carbon-nitrogen family hydrolase, with the protein MKVALAQLDQEAGDVPENLDRAAAAVADAADRGVDLVVLPELFTVGYFAFDAYARDAEGLDGPTFARLSDLAADHGVGLVAGSHVEDLEASAAAGVDVPAETGLANTCVFYDREGVRRGVYRKHHLFGYGSTETELLTPGETLSTVDFEGITVGMSTCYDLRFPELYRRLADRGVTLVCVPSAWPYPRVEHWETLGRARAIENLTYVAATNGAAAFDDETLLGRSTLYDPWGTAVASAGDDPTLVVGDVDPDRVTTVREEFPALRDRRE; encoded by the coding sequence ATGAAGGTCGCACTAGCCCAACTCGATCAGGAGGCCGGCGACGTCCCGGAGAACCTCGACCGGGCCGCGGCGGCCGTCGCCGACGCCGCCGACCGCGGCGTCGACCTTGTCGTCCTGCCGGAACTGTTCACGGTCGGCTACTTCGCGTTCGACGCCTACGCCCGCGATGCCGAGGGTCTCGACGGGCCAACCTTCGCCCGTCTGTCGGACCTCGCCGCCGACCACGGCGTTGGACTGGTGGCCGGGAGTCACGTCGAGGACCTCGAGGCCAGTGCCGCCGCCGGGGTCGACGTGCCGGCGGAGACGGGTCTCGCGAACACCTGTGTCTTCTACGACCGCGAGGGGGTCCGACGCGGCGTCTACCGGAAACACCACCTCTTCGGCTACGGATCGACCGAGACGGAGTTGCTCACGCCCGGCGAGACGCTCTCGACCGTCGACTTCGAGGGCATCACCGTCGGGATGTCGACCTGTTACGACCTCCGATTTCCCGAACTCTACCGCCGCCTCGCCGACCGGGGCGTGACGCTCGTCTGCGTGCCGAGCGCGTGGCCCTACCCGCGGGTCGAGCACTGGGAGACGCTGGGGCGGGCGCGGGCCATCGAGAACCTGACCTACGTCGCGGCGACGAACGGCGCGGCGGCGTTCGACGACGAGACGCTCCTGGGGCGGTCGACCCTCTACGATCCGTGGGGGACGGCCGTCGCGAGCGCCGGCGACGATCCGACACTCGTCGTCGGCGACGTGGACCCCGACCGCGTCACCACGGTTCGCGAGGAGTTCCCCGCGCTCCGCGACCGGCGGGAGTGA
- a CDS encoding DUF7111 family protein has translation MSETDGDVTARYYETAEERVLAFERGERTAALAQNSDGYAMVMVRPSADGDELERYYGFDMALDHAAERLGVRVGDLPVPEAASDMGM, from the coding sequence ATGTCAGAGACGGACGGCGACGTCACCGCGCGGTACTACGAGACGGCAGAGGAGCGGGTGCTCGCGTTCGAGCGGGGGGAGCGGACGGCGGCCCTCGCCCAGAACAGCGACGGCTACGCGATGGTGATGGTGCGGCCGAGCGCCGACGGTGACGAACTGGAGCGGTACTACGGCTTCGACATGGCGCTCGACCACGCGGCGGAACGCCTGGGTGTGCGGGTCGGCGACCTGCCGGTGCCCGAGGCGGCGAGCGACATGGGGATGTAA
- a CDS encoding SRPBCC family protein, with protein MTVRVQRTFEFETPPDRVWAFISDPGKRAQSISVVHDYEVDGTRATWEIDLDLPVIDRTVTVETEDIEVEEPTYVKFVGRSSVMRVTGEHRIEETATGCRLHNEFVVDGRLPGVERFFKSRLDTELDNLESALRRDLELPA; from the coding sequence ATGACCGTACGTGTCCAGCGGACGTTCGAGTTCGAGACACCCCCCGACCGCGTCTGGGCGTTCATCTCCGACCCCGGCAAGCGCGCCCAGTCGATCAGCGTCGTCCACGACTACGAGGTCGACGGCACCCGGGCGACGTGGGAGATCGATCTGGACCTGCCGGTGATCGACCGCACCGTGACCGTCGAGACCGAAGACATCGAGGTGGAGGAGCCCACCTACGTCAAGTTCGTGGGTCGGTCGAGCGTGATGCGCGTGACCGGCGAACACCGCATCGAGGAGACGGCGACGGGCTGTCGCCTCCACAACGAGTTCGTCGTCGACGGTCGACTCCCCGGCGTGGAGCGGTTCTTCAAGAGCCGCCTCGACACCGAACTGGACAACCTCGAATCGGCACTCAGACGTGACCTCGAACTCCCGGCCTGA
- a CDS encoding 30S ribosomal protein S3ae yields MSERSVSKQKRGKRWYTVFAPEQYDRAELGQTVADEPEKIIGRTIETTLGDLTGDSGANNTKLTFKITDVGSDSAYTEFVKHELTRDYLRSLVRRGASKVDATVTVLTTDDYRVRVQPVAFTTKKADRSQEQAIRRVMIDLVREAAAERDFISFVEGTVEGRLSSAIYGEAKTIYPLRRVEIQKLTLEARPEEVAAEEEASVDVDEEDVAVDEN; encoded by the coding sequence ATGAGTGAACGTTCAGTATCCAAGCAGAAGCGCGGCAAGCGCTGGTACACCGTCTTCGCCCCGGAGCAGTACGACCGGGCGGAGCTCGGCCAGACGGTTGCCGACGAACCGGAGAAGATCATCGGACGGACGATCGAAACGACCCTCGGCGACCTCACCGGCGACTCGGGGGCGAACAACACCAAACTCACGTTCAAGATCACGGACGTGGGGTCGGACTCCGCCTACACGGAGTTCGTCAAGCACGAACTCACGCGGGACTACCTGCGGAGCCTCGTTCGCCGTGGCGCGTCGAAGGTCGACGCGACGGTGACGGTGCTGACGACGGACGACTACCGCGTCCGCGTCCAGCCCGTCGCCTTCACGACGAAGAAGGCCGACCGGAGTCAGGAGCAGGCCATCCGGCGGGTCATGATCGACCTCGTCCGGGAGGCCGCCGCCGAACGCGACTTCATCTCCTTCGTCGAGGGCACCGTCGAGGGCCGACTCTCCTCGGCCATCTACGGCGAGGCCAAGACGATCTACCCGCTCCGTCGGGTCGAGATCCAGAAACTCACCCTCGAAGCGCGACCCGAAGAGGTCGCCGCCGAGGAAGAGGCCTCCGTCGACGTGGACGAAGAGGACGTCGCCGTCGACGAGAACTGA
- a CDS encoding exonuclease RecJ, producing MSTAPATTDAAADAGEVAAALRDAPFVRVVAAADGDSLAASGVLARALRSIAVPFQVRVDPVPDPASTTTDGDDLVLGVGSRTTGGDYAVGDARPASLAVADAVRELGIDPDPVLALAGVAAAGHPVDAGDAAALLDSASRRTAVERRPGVAVPTTDLADGLAHSTLVHAPVSGDPEAARAALASLDLPADPTDDDRRRLASWLAVEATASSARAVDAVERVLRPYATPDDRFATVAGFGDVLDAVARERPGTGVALAVRDGDDATRAAALDAWRTHARAVHTATAEATTGRYDGVLAVRIDTTDPGRLGTVARLRRDFRSPEPVVLAVADRAAAAAGTDDADADIGIAMSEAVRAVDGDGTSAGDALRATARFDDDVAVSRLITAFREAL from the coding sequence ATGTCCACCGCGCCCGCCACCACCGACGCCGCCGCCGACGCCGGCGAGGTCGCCGCCGCACTCCGCGACGCCCCCTTCGTTCGGGTCGTCGCGGCCGCGGACGGCGACTCGCTGGCCGCGAGCGGCGTCCTCGCGCGGGCGCTCAGGTCGATCGCCGTCCCGTTCCAGGTCCGTGTCGATCCGGTTCCCGATCCGGCGTCAACGACGACCGACGGCGACGACCTCGTCCTCGGCGTCGGCTCCCGGACGACTGGCGGCGACTACGCCGTCGGCGACGCTCGACCGGCGAGTCTCGCGGTCGCGGACGCGGTTCGCGAACTCGGGATCGACCCCGATCCCGTCCTCGCACTCGCGGGGGTCGCCGCCGCCGGACATCCGGTCGACGCCGGCGACGCGGCGGCGCTGCTCGATTCGGCGTCCCGGCGGACGGCCGTCGAGCGTCGCCCCGGCGTGGCCGTCCCGACGACCGACCTCGCCGACGGCCTCGCTCACTCGACGCTCGTCCACGCGCCGGTTTCGGGCGACCCCGAGGCGGCGCGGGCCGCCCTCGCGTCGCTCGACCTGCCGGCTGACCCGACCGACGACGACCGCCGGCGGCTGGCCTCGTGGCTGGCCGTCGAGGCGACGGCGTCGTCTGCCCGTGCCGTAGACGCCGTCGAACGGGTGCTCCGCCCGTACGCGACGCCCGACGACCGGTTCGCGACGGTTGCGGGCTTCGGCGACGTCCTCGACGCGGTCGCTCGGGAGCGCCCCGGCACGGGCGTCGCCCTCGCCGTCCGCGACGGCGACGACGCGACACGGGCGGCGGCCCTCGACGCGTGGCGGACCCACGCGCGGGCCGTCCACACGGCGACTGCCGAGGCGACGACGGGTCGATACGACGGCGTCCTTGCGGTGCGGATCGACACCACCGACCCCGGTCGACTCGGGACGGTCGCCCGTCTCCGTCGGGACTTCCGGTCGCCGGAACCCGTCGTGCTGGCGGTCGCCGACCGGGCGGCCGCGGCGGCGGGGACGGACGACGCCGACGCCGACATCGGGATCGCGATGTCCGAAGCCGTGCGGGCGGTCGACGGGGACGGGACGAGCGCCGGCGACGCGTTGCGGGCGACGGCGCGGTTCGACGACGACGTGGCAGTATCGCGGTTGATCACGGCGTTCAGGGAGGCGCTATGA
- a CDS encoding 30S ribosomal protein S15, with the protein MARMHTRRRGSSGSDKPVADDPPEWSDVDDDDIEARVVELAEQGHDPSVIGMKLRDEGVKGTPIPDVTLATGKKITEILDDHDAGHDLPEDLRNLMQRAIGLREHMAENAQDHQNKRALQNTESKIRRLVDYYRGDVLDEDFTYNYEVAAELLEE; encoded by the coding sequence ATGGCACGAATGCACACCCGCCGCCGAGGCTCGTCCGGTTCGGACAAGCCGGTGGCAGACGACCCCCCGGAGTGGAGCGACGTCGACGACGACGACATCGAAGCGCGCGTGGTCGAACTCGCCGAACAGGGCCACGATCCGAGCGTCATCGGGATGAAACTGCGCGACGAGGGCGTGAAGGGGACGCCGATCCCTGACGTGACGCTGGCGACGGGCAAGAAGATCACCGAGATCCTCGACGACCACGACGCCGGTCACGACCTGCCCGAGGACCTGCGCAACCTGATGCAGCGAGCGATCGGCCTCCGCGAGCACATGGCGGAGAACGCCCAGGACCACCAGAACAAGCGCGCGCTCCAGAACACCGAGTCGAAGATCCGCCGCCTGGTCGACTACTACCGCGGCGACGTCCTCGACGAGGACTTCACCTACAACTACGAAGTCGCCGCCGAACTGCTGGAGGAGTAG
- a CDS encoding cupredoxin domain-containing protein: protein MRRRRVLATLGAGLAATSAGCAAAGSGGTTQGDVGMTSEAFEPATITVRVGDEVVWYNNSARAHSVTAYEDAIPEGADYWATGGYDSEDAAREAWKGLNGALESGETYSHRFEVPGEYGYFCIPHERAGMVGTVVVEE, encoded by the coding sequence ATGCGCAGACGCCGCGTTCTCGCGACGCTCGGAGCGGGGTTGGCCGCCACGAGCGCTGGCTGTGCCGCCGCCGGGTCGGGCGGTACCACCCAGGGTGACGTGGGGATGACCTCCGAGGCGTTCGAACCCGCTACGATCACGGTGCGCGTCGGCGACGAGGTGGTCTGGTACAACAACAGCGCGCGCGCTCACTCGGTCACCGCCTACGAGGACGCCATCCCCGAGGGAGCGGACTACTGGGCGACCGGCGGCTACGACTCCGAAGACGCCGCCCGCGAGGCGTGGAAGGGCCTGAACGGCGCGCTGGAGAGTGGCGAGACCTACAGCCACCGGTTCGAGGTCCCCGGCGAGTACGGCTACTTCTGCATCCCCCACGAGCGGGCGGGGATGGTGGGGACCGTCGTCGTCGAGGAGTAG
- a CDS encoding ATPase domain-containing protein translates to MSTDTSRVGTGAPILDAMIGGGLPRKRSVLVTGGPGTGKSTLGMQFLQAGLPEGDDCLYISTEQTIGELRDSFAGFAFDLDHDSLAFASIHAKPGRPVESDEQRLTLTTLGEDGDPTPFGSGFDAPFTAEYIRDYLARYGQFDRVVFDSVSGLSVIAEGDEQFRRSVLDLIRYFSDDVGATTLFTAEHRSSDSLSDALQFTTHGVIELSRRRIVDDPHLSIEVTKMRGVRHDRRRAEVQFTDEGLRIGPERRSQPPVLKTHTHRPLGIDGLDALCGGGPVCGAGVLLEHDGEANLMALFGTILADAVDRGDAITLVPTIELGQSRVAALFEDRGHALDALLEDGRLSVIDAIGGWDESLPNVHATPGTAAEFADLLADVGGRTDRTTSTLLNADAVVHSFGADGARTVRYRAESTLLDGQDRLVHVTNPAVVDDTVAAFHRDSAEQVLHTWIEDDGLQYVRLKKSPCGFVGTTSLVEYVSDPPYLRVQDPPLERESPSVDGDGNENGN, encoded by the coding sequence ATGTCGACCGACACGTCCCGCGTCGGGACCGGTGCACCGATCCTCGACGCCATGATCGGTGGCGGTCTCCCCCGGAAGCGGTCGGTGCTCGTGACCGGCGGGCCGGGCACCGGCAAGAGCACGCTCGGCATGCAGTTTCTCCAGGCCGGGCTCCCGGAGGGCGACGACTGTCTCTACATCAGCACCGAGCAGACGATCGGCGAACTTCGGGATTCATTTGCGGGCTTCGCGTTCGACCTCGATCACGACTCACTCGCGTTCGCGTCGATCCACGCCAAACCGGGGCGACCGGTCGAGAGCGACGAACAGCGACTCACGCTCACGACGCTCGGCGAGGACGGCGATCCGACCCCGTTCGGGAGCGGGTTCGATGCCCCCTTCACTGCCGAGTACATCCGGGACTATCTCGCTCGGTACGGTCAGTTCGACCGCGTGGTGTTCGACAGCGTGTCGGGACTGTCGGTCATCGCGGAGGGCGACGAACAGTTCCGGCGGTCCGTCCTCGACCTCATCCGCTACTTCTCCGACGACGTGGGCGCGACGACGCTGTTCACCGCCGAGCACCGGTCGTCCGACTCGCTGAGCGACGCCCTGCAGTTCACCACCCACGGCGTGATCGAACTCTCGCGGCGACGGATCGTGGACGATCCCCACCTCTCGATCGAAGTGACGAAGATGCGTGGCGTCCGACACGACCGCCGCCGCGCCGAGGTGCAGTTCACGGACGAAGGCCTCCGGATCGGCCCGGAACGGCGGTCACAGCCGCCGGTGTTGAAGACACACACCCACCGTCCACTCGGTATCGACGGGCTCGACGCCCTGTGTGGCGGCGGTCCCGTCTGCGGGGCCGGCGTCCTCCTCGAACACGACGGCGAGGCGAACCTGATGGCGCTGTTCGGGACGATCCTCGCCGACGCCGTCGACCGCGGCGACGCCATCACGCTCGTTCCGACGATCGAACTCGGCCAGTCCCGCGTCGCCGCGCTCTTCGAGGATCGCGGTCACGCGCTCGACGCGTTGCTCGAGGACGGCCGTCTGTCGGTGATCGACGCCATCGGCGGGTGGGACGAGTCGCTCCCCAACGTCCACGCCACGCCCGGGACGGCCGCCGAGTTCGCCGACTTGCTCGCCGACGTCGGCGGCCGAACCGACCGGACGACCTCGACGCTCCTGAACGCGGACGCGGTCGTCCACTCGTTCGGGGCCGATGGTGCGCGAACGGTCCGCTACAGGGCCGAGTCGACGCTCCTCGACGGACAGGACCGCCTCGTCCACGTCACGAACCCCGCCGTCGTCGACGACACCGTCGCGGCGTTCCACCGCGACTCCGCCGAACAGGTGCTCCACACCTGGATCGAGGACGACGGCCTCCAGTACGTCCGCCTGAAGAAGTCGCCGTGTGGCTTCGTCGGCACCACGTCGCTCGTCGAGTACGTCTCCGACCCGCCGTACCTCCGGGTGCAGGACCCGCCACTGGAGCGCGAGTCCCCGAGCGTGGACGGGGACGGGAACGAGAACGGGAACTGA
- a CDS encoding IS6 family transposase, translating to MAESERLSKCIEWIDLSFVERKRTPEWAIQVGIRCHLAGMSTRDASQFLDELGVKRSHVAVHNWVHKAELQPVSTVSADQLAVDEKVIRINGDDYWLYGAVDPQTNEILQFRLFPATTKQTTRWFLTELHRRYRLDGVEFLVDDADYLVNVLDEDGYRFQMISHGNRNAIERVFWEIERRTSSFATSFSHVEPQTAESWLKALAVRHNSRQS from the coding sequence ATGGCAGAATCCGAACGCCTCAGCAAGTGTATCGAGTGGATCGACTTGTCGTTTGTGGAGCGAAAGCGGACTCCCGAGTGGGCGATTCAAGTGGGTATCCGGTGTCATCTCGCAGGTATGTCAACAAGGGATGCCAGTCAGTTTCTCGATGAGTTGGGAGTCAAACGTAGTCACGTCGCGGTTCACAACTGGGTGCACAAGGCCGAGCTACAGCCGGTTTCGACGGTGAGTGCGGATCAACTCGCGGTCGACGAGAAAGTGATCCGCATCAACGGTGACGACTACTGGCTGTACGGTGCCGTCGATCCCCAAACGAACGAAATCCTGCAGTTCAGGCTGTTTCCAGCGACGACGAAACAGACGACGCGATGGTTTCTGACCGAGCTTCATCGACGATATCGGCTAGATGGCGTCGAATTTCTCGTCGATGACGCCGATTATCTAGTGAACGTCCTCGACGAAGACGGGTACCGATTCCAGATGATTTCACACGGGAATCGGAATGCCATCGAACGTGTCTTTTGGGAGATAGAACGACGAACCTCATCGTTCGCAACTAGTTTCAGCCATGTCGAACCGCAGACAGCAGAATCGTGGCTCAAAGCCCTCGCCGTCCGGCACAACTCACGCCAAAGTTAA
- a CDS encoding acyl-CoA dehydrogenase family protein yields MDFTLSEEARRIRDMIAEFVDEEVVPVAAEIDETDEFPVDLIDEMADLGLMGMPFDEAYGGAGLDYHAYAAGLVEISRGSGGLGTIVAAHTSLAGGMLDSFGSEEQKERFLTPLNEGRDIGAFALSEAEAGSDVPAMGTEARRDGDEYVLDGGKLWISNGSVADTVVVFAKTDPEAGQKGISSFVVRPEEDDGFHVEGTEHKLGDKGCPTAELRFSDLRVPADRRLGAEGEGFVQALKALNAGRITIAARGVGIARAALDEALTYADEREQFGQPIGEFQAIGHKLADMDTKVETARLLMHRAADRKTRGERFVKEAAQAKLHASEVSREVANEAIQIHGGYGYTTDFPVERFYRDAKLNEIYEGTSEVLRNTIADELRVR; encoded by the coding sequence ATGGACTTCACCCTCTCCGAGGAGGCTCGTCGGATCCGGGACATGATCGCCGAGTTCGTCGACGAGGAGGTGGTACCCGTCGCCGCGGAGATCGACGAGACCGACGAGTTCCCCGTGGACCTGATCGACGAGATGGCCGACCTCGGCCTCATGGGGATGCCCTTCGACGAGGCGTACGGCGGTGCGGGCCTCGACTACCACGCCTACGCCGCGGGACTGGTCGAGATCAGTCGCGGCAGCGGCGGCCTGGGCACCATCGTCGCGGCCCACACCAGCCTGGCCGGTGGAATGCTCGATTCGTTCGGCTCCGAGGAGCAGAAAGAGCGGTTCCTGACCCCGCTGAACGAGGGGCGTGACATCGGGGCCTTCGCCCTCTCCGAGGCGGAGGCGGGAAGCGACGTGCCCGCGATGGGGACCGAAGCGCGACGCGACGGCGACGAATACGTCCTTGACGGCGGGAAACTCTGGATATCGAACGGGTCGGTGGCCGACACCGTCGTGGTGTTCGCGAAGACCGACCCCGAGGCGGGGCAGAAGGGCATCTCGTCGTTCGTCGTCCGTCCCGAGGAGGACGACGGCTTCCACGTCGAGGGGACTGAACACAAGTTGGGTGACAAGGGGTGTCCGACCGCGGAACTCCGCTTTTCCGACCTCCGAGTGCCGGCCGATCGGCGACTCGGCGCGGAGGGCGAGGGGTTCGTCCAAGCGCTGAAGGCACTAAACGCCGGCCGGATCACCATCGCCGCTCGCGGCGTCGGCATCGCGCGGGCGGCGCTCGACGAGGCCCTGACCTACGCCGACGAACGCGAACAGTTCGGCCAACCCATCGGCGAGTTCCAGGCCATCGGCCACAAACTCGCCGACATGGACACGAAAGTCGAGACGGCGCGACTCCTGATGCACCGGGCGGCCGACCGGAAGACCCGCGGCGAGCGGTTCGTCAAGGAGGCCGCACAGGCCAAACTCCACGCGAGCGAGGTGAGCCGCGAGGTGGCAAACGAGGCGATCCAGATCCACGGCGGCTACGGCTACACGACGGACTTCCCGGTCGAGCGGTTCTACCGCGACGCCAAACTCAACGAGATATACGAGGGGACGAGCGAGGTGTTGCGAAACACCATCGCGGACGAACTCCGGGTCCGGTGA
- a CDS encoding DUF7123 family protein: protein MTSLTEEERRILAYLHDSVSRGERYFRAKNIADAIGLTAKQVGSRLPRLAEKSEDVEIEKWGRARSTTWRVTQG, encoded by the coding sequence ATGACCTCTCTGACCGAAGAGGAGCGGCGAATCCTCGCGTACCTCCACGACAGCGTCTCTCGGGGGGAGCGCTACTTCCGCGCGAAGAACATCGCCGACGCCATCGGGTTGACCGCCAAGCAGGTCGGCTCCCGACTCCCCAGACTGGCGGAGAAGTCCGAGGACGTCGAGATCGAAAAGTGGGGGCGTGCCCGGTCGACGACGTGGCGCGTCACGCAGGGGTAA